Proteins co-encoded in one Spirosoma endbachense genomic window:
- a CDS encoding DNA-binding protein — MATIQLTFPDQQLEALQLKAESVHLTVDELLKQTIESLVQQSPVQEQAIAYVLTKNKALYERLA, encoded by the coding sequence ATGGCAACCATACAATTGACGTTTCCTGATCAACAATTGGAGGCTCTGCAACTTAAAGCTGAATCGGTACACTTGACGGTGGATGAGTTATTGAAACAGACAATAGAATCTTTAGTGCAGCAATCGCCTGTTCAGGAACAGGCGATTGCTTATGTCCTTACGAAAAATAAGGCATTATACGAACGGTTGGCTTGA
- a CDS encoding type II toxin-antitoxin system death-on-curing family toxin, with protein MFEKAALTGYLLICNHPFVDGNKRIGHAVMEVLLVLNGYEIIARIDEQEKLILQVADGALTREQFTDWLKEHVKLL; from the coding sequence TTGTTTGAGAAAGCAGCTCTGACTGGGTATCTGTTGATCTGCAATCATCCGTTTGTGGATGGAAATAAACGAATTGGCCATGCTGTTATGGAAGTACTCCTGGTGTTGAATGGATATGAAATCATAGCCAGAATTGATGAACAGGAGAAACTTATCCTACAGGTTGCAGACGGAGCCTTAACGAGGGAGCAATTTACGGATTGGTTAAAAGAACATGTAAAGCTTCTATAG
- a CDS encoding amidohydrolase family protein translates to MKNLLLGLTFLLTISGFTYAQKQNVDVLIKSGSLIDVRTGTILTKKLIATRGKTIVGVFDESQLKNFQAKTIVDATGKFIIPGLWDMHVHFGGGDTLIEENKNLFPLYIAHGITGIRDAAADLSPSVLKWRDQIAKDELTGPTLFTSGPKLEGYKSSWIGDIEVSTKPEVDKMLDSLQGLKVDFVKITDNAIKPDIYLYILQEAKKRGMKTSGHVPFALTMDQVSSAGLGSVEHMSYVLKAGSTRDKEVAEKVMSGQLTTRLASPMITQSFDEATALAVYRRMAKNGTFVVPTLTISRTIAFLDQDNHQQDSYLQYIGQGLKNTYAWRVSRVAKDSPDAIAERHALYEKTSSLLPLLHKAGVTIMAGTDAGFLNSYVYPGVGLHHELAYFVKAGLTPLQALQSAIIPGPVFLGKTATFGAIATGKSADIVLLDKNPLETIEATQAIHTVILRGTVYDRKALDGLLAEAKKKASKY, encoded by the coding sequence ATGAAAAACCTTCTGCTTGGCTTAACTTTTCTGCTTACAATCTCCGGGTTTACGTATGCCCAAAAGCAGAACGTCGATGTACTGATCAAGTCGGGTTCGCTGATTGATGTGCGAACAGGCACCATTCTGACAAAGAAACTGATCGCTACCCGTGGGAAAACCATCGTAGGCGTATTCGATGAATCGCAACTGAAGAATTTCCAGGCGAAAACGATTGTCGATGCAACCGGGAAGTTTATCATTCCGGGCCTTTGGGATATGCACGTCCATTTTGGCGGGGGCGATACATTGATTGAGGAGAATAAAAATCTCTTTCCGTTGTACATTGCTCACGGAATTACGGGCATTCGCGATGCCGCGGCCGATCTGAGCCCGTCCGTTCTAAAATGGCGCGATCAGATTGCAAAAGACGAGCTGACAGGTCCAACCCTGTTTACATCGGGCCCAAAACTGGAAGGGTATAAATCGAGCTGGATAGGTGATATTGAAGTCAGTACAAAGCCTGAGGTAGATAAAATGCTCGACTCCCTCCAAGGGCTAAAGGTCGATTTCGTGAAAATCACCGATAATGCCATCAAGCCGGATATCTATCTGTATATTCTTCAGGAAGCCAAAAAACGGGGCATGAAAACTTCGGGCCACGTACCATTTGCCCTGACAATGGATCAGGTTTCTTCGGCTGGTCTGGGTTCGGTAGAGCATATGAGCTATGTGCTTAAAGCGGGGTCGACGCGCGATAAGGAAGTTGCCGAAAAGGTAATGTCGGGTCAGTTGACAACCCGGTTGGCTTCTCCAATGATTACGCAGAGTTTTGATGAAGCAACCGCTCTGGCCGTTTACCGACGGATGGCTAAAAATGGTACGTTCGTTGTGCCAACGCTCACGATCAGCCGGACAATTGCGTTTCTGGATCAGGACAACCATCAGCAGGATAGCTACTTACAATACATCGGGCAGGGCTTAAAAAACACCTATGCCTGGCGGGTAAGTCGGGTGGCTAAAGATAGTCCCGACGCTATTGCCGAGCGGCACGCCCTCTACGAAAAAACCAGTTCACTACTTCCGCTGTTGCATAAAGCGGGAGTGACGATCATGGCCGGAACCGATGCGGGCTTTTTGAATTCCTATGTATATCCGGGTGTCGGTCTGCATCACGAACTTGCCTATTTCGTAAAAGCCGGACTTACACCGCTGCAAGCTCTTCAGTCAGCCATTATTCCGGGACCAGTTTTCTTAGGAAAGACAGCCACGTTTGGCGCTATTGCCACGGGTAAAAGTGCCGATATAGTGTTGCTCGACAAAAATCCACTGGAGACTATTGAGGCTACCCAGGCCATTCATACGGTTATTTTGCGAGGAACCGTGTATGATCGAAAGGCGTTGGATGGTTTACTGGCCGAAGCGAAGAAGAAAGCCAGCAAGTACTAA
- the murI gene encoding glutamate racemase, with amino-acid sequence MIVSSQPIGVFDSGYGGLTVLREIVHKLPQYDYIYLGDNARTPYGTRSFDTVYHYTLECVRHLFDRGCRLVVLACNTASAKALRNIQQLDLPMQAPGLDGPSRRVLGVIRPTTEVIGNYSQTGHVGILATRGTVTSESYVVEIDKFFPELQVFQEACPMWVPLVENGEYASSGADYFVKQHMDRLMAQSSSIDTILLACTHYPLLLNKIRQYAPANTTILSQGGIVADSLADYLNRHPEIEAQCSQYGHRTFLTTDSTEDFDRQATVFYGEPVRSEHLSL; translated from the coding sequence ATGATAGTATCCTCACAACCCATTGGTGTATTTGATTCGGGTTACGGTGGCCTGACCGTTCTGCGCGAAATTGTGCATAAGCTTCCGCAGTACGATTACATTTATCTGGGCGATAACGCCCGGACACCCTACGGCACCAGATCCTTCGATACAGTTTATCACTATACCCTCGAATGTGTCCGGCATCTTTTTGATCGGGGCTGCCGACTGGTCGTTCTGGCCTGCAACACGGCTTCGGCCAAAGCCCTGCGCAATATTCAGCAACTTGATTTACCGATGCAAGCTCCCGGTCTGGATGGACCAAGCAGGCGCGTATTGGGTGTTATCCGGCCAACGACAGAGGTCATTGGCAATTACTCGCAAACAGGTCATGTTGGTATCCTGGCGACGCGCGGAACCGTCACGTCGGAGTCATACGTAGTCGAGATTGACAAGTTTTTTCCGGAGTTACAGGTATTTCAGGAAGCTTGCCCGATGTGGGTGCCCCTGGTCGAAAATGGCGAATATGCCAGTTCCGGAGCCGATTACTTCGTGAAGCAACACATGGATCGGTTAATGGCTCAATCGTCGTCAATTGACACGATTCTATTAGCCTGTACGCATTATCCGCTCTTACTCAACAAAATCCGGCAGTATGCACCCGCCAATACCACGATTTTAAGTCAGGGCGGTATTGTAGCCGATAGCCTGGCCGATTACCTGAATCGCCATCCTGAAATCGAAGCGCAATGCAGCCAGTATGGTCACCGAACGTTCCTGACCACCGACTCAACGGAGGATTTTGACCGTCAGGCTACCGTTTTTTATGGAGAGCCTGTTCGGTCCGAACATTTATCCCTGTAG